From the Stigmatella erecta genome, one window contains:
- a CDS encoding PLP-dependent aminotransferase family protein, protein MTQLKASAVREILKVAERPDILSFAGGLPAPELFPLAAIAQAHAEVFTTEGAAALQYSTTEGFAPLREWICSHLAKSGLRATPEQVLITCGSQQGIELTAKVLLDPGDVVVVENPSYLAALQTFSGYEASFAVADSDDDGMCVDGLERILIERRPKLIYIVPNFHNPKGTTLSLERRHALLRLAQRHRVLILEDDPYGELRFRGDALPSLASLDTEGVVIQLGTFSKTLAPGLRIGWAVGPREIIRSLTIAKQASDLHTATLAQRATFMLLNRFDYTGHLAQLRVQYGERCLVMLDALKENMPPGARWTQPDGGMFVWVELPQGMNADELFPKALDKKVAFVPGTSFFAAQPRREFMRLNYSNRPPEFIREGIRRLGAVISTQ, encoded by the coding sequence ATGACGCAGCTCAAGGCGTCCGCGGTGCGCGAAATCCTGAAGGTGGCCGAGCGTCCCGACATCCTCTCCTTCGCGGGCGGGCTGCCCGCGCCGGAGCTCTTCCCCCTGGCCGCCATCGCCCAGGCCCATGCCGAGGTGTTCACCACGGAGGGCGCGGCCGCGCTGCAGTACAGCACCACCGAGGGCTTCGCGCCCCTGCGCGAGTGGATCTGCTCCCACCTGGCCAAGAGCGGCCTGCGCGCCACCCCGGAGCAGGTGCTCATCACCTGCGGCTCCCAGCAGGGCATCGAGCTGACGGCCAAGGTGCTGCTGGATCCGGGCGATGTGGTGGTGGTGGAGAACCCCAGCTACCTGGCGGCCCTGCAGACCTTCAGCGGGTACGAGGCCTCCTTCGCCGTCGCGGACAGCGATGATGACGGCATGTGCGTGGACGGCCTGGAGCGCATCCTCATCGAGCGCCGCCCCAAGCTCATCTACATCGTCCCCAACTTCCACAACCCGAAGGGCACCACCCTCTCGCTCGAGCGCCGTCACGCGCTGCTGCGGCTTGCCCAGCGCCACCGCGTGCTCATCCTCGAGGATGACCCGTACGGCGAGCTGCGCTTCCGGGGCGATGCGCTGCCGTCGCTGGCGTCGCTGGACACCGAGGGCGTCGTCATCCAGCTGGGCACCTTCTCCAAGACGCTCGCCCCCGGCCTGCGCATTGGCTGGGCGGTGGGCCCCCGGGAGATCATCCGCAGCCTCACCATCGCCAAGCAGGCCTCGGACCTGCACACCGCCACGCTGGCCCAGCGGGCCACCTTCATGCTGCTCAACCGGTTCGACTACACCGGCCACCTGGCCCAGCTCCGCGTCCAGTACGGCGAGCGGTGCCTGGTGATGCTCGACGCGCTGAAGGAGAACATGCCCCCGGGCGCCCGCTGGACCCAGCCGGATGGTGGCATGTTCGTCTGGGTGGAGCTGCCGCAGGGCATGAACGCGGACGAGCTCTTCCCCAAGGCGCTCGACAAGAAGGTGGCCTTCGTCCCCGGCACGAGCTTCTTCGCCGCCCAGCCGCGCCGGGAGTTCATGCGCCTGAACTACTCCAACCGGCCCCCCGAGTTCATCCGGGAGGGGATTCGCCGCCTGGGGGCGGTGATCTCCACGCAGTAG